The Thalassophryne amazonica chromosome 6, fThaAma1.1, whole genome shotgun sequence genome includes a region encoding these proteins:
- the baz2a gene encoding bromodomain adjacent to zinc finger domain protein 2A isoform X5, whose translation MNGEMNVNGITTVLGSSVPGSQPPTATFPHASNRHQSGMGYQYLWGGHSQYGPSVGASPGQVMHQKQSVPGTVQPQSQHHYQSHGQYQLNGCIESTHQASVTAPPNISIPGSQYWNRTNPGQQQLGYNSHSMYGTYQTQRHQQQSFQSQQQLLSHHHTHHCHQQPQHYGVMPNGMPYYQHQPQHQSLPSTQPDSPQQSQPQGQTPVMSTAVQSFTPLHGSPQHHSLSGTGTGSPVPMGLSSVSVMSSSAVQDSGPPQSHNKERSLHASNTSVSTGMQGHVCEAFKDVETAYNGIERAHITQRILKSDSSQQKTSTPHMGSASDYLQNSDQTTSQHPEMISPVREPVVNTPPDFMHSTSVSASSTAVSPSLVTVPTPQLCATPAVCASSTSTPGLHIVLPSEIKSAQSQISTALNMSSCQSPAARPRPSPPPMLAQDIKPSAAALTEISVAEYKHLSAGSLSSPKLSDPLPLIDSVPAPATLSSVPSVSAPLSESVVHQTKSALASIVCGPMAADSPLDIVPTSYSASVPTFQQVSQGSKLPTPVSQYENSAVQTLSGSGPSTSVPPGTCLMSSAPLSSVSNNYSVGSVEEKSAPSPQHQTLLAVLCSSLSTTATTVGLNLHSAVINENPTAQPLPTLPLPTTQASRTAPVSAPPALVPVISTVTTPLRVMQNSDSEQLPASTTLSHALKQSCSEPECHGHGGDHKGLLNTAIRKPEECLPQLHLGNKRILQSAEAPGTCASKIHSHQLFSSLLATLPIPEKSVQTTVTPELKASSKHPDLEKHHLQSTPKDSRLSEDSTEDQTKVRMSLQLCSSREEYQTGEDNFDESSQSASEDEVNSTYNSLSGANVSSVLEETSVLDGDSSCADNSTHFDSSIYPEDDTSHAEDKPPVVCDTTRESDSIDDTTKGTQQNTGDVTLESSLNDASQMDKLHAESHASSCSFVAAGHQGPKEGCDPRGQDTPDSVTIKTTVNETSTPSSFGVRDGNFAFSTPAENLADHPFQQVADHVSAPAGHLRLSWKQRKPPSSKPVWIKTPALEQRKPRVRIPKDKKMKSDVEGVNVNKGDEGKMMRRKRKKFFTVDVKETSDLQGVAGAPSREVDSITATIDAVLASTSTIHTVAEKSRKLKMVKKEDQEGYMVITPKQDAETTPNDNEDIDDDSSNTGETNRRRVATEEQVQFPLQHGWKREIRVKKIENRLKGETWYYAPCGRRMKQFPEIIKYLNKHQGGVVSREHFSFSPRMPVGDFYEERETPEGKKWILLKNEEIPSMIMAITGRRGRPPNPDKEKSRRARALNGGPPRRPGRPPKLKMVDLLSKVDAKLFKRLEAKEALNEEDKEKLVKIKKKMKKKARVKRREDAKIKKMKEEKKRAKLEQHAHHVEVKTEPKDKTAPQVPGPAIDSTVEPKKPGRRRSVKVEATLILKQRDEERLAQGKRVPGARCKAKAVAKAEAEAEAAVHAAMAAKRAAERRAQAQKRLEERKRQQIITEELKKPTEDMCLTDHKPLPDLSRVPGVVLSGTAFAHCLAVVEFLHGYGKLLGLNVPKDIPSLDTLQKGLLGLGDNQGEVQDLLLKMVKAALYDPGLPSYYQSVKILGEKLVELQLTRNTVSEVLRIFLESHGYETEVCNTLRTKTFHALPPDTKAAILGFLVEELNGSNIVTCDIDNTLENMTAYRKNKWIIEGKLRKLKAVLARRTGRSEEELCFEERRRSARVAEEENMNLEDSGLVLERGSRRARKEEPKLSDNENPTYASIAELERQLDKLTRRQVFFRKKLQQSSHSMRAMLLGQDRFRRRYLALPHLGGVLVEGPEELLTSGDVLVAEVPVTFLKKEPKVEEASVATTPPPTLPSPSSPTLPAQSQFSPEDDPLPGTASLMSRPRGRGRPRKIKPEVELHLRTAKIRRQRRSSVRSRSGEGPRSPVSCTQDLTQAAFRNWLIQSQEALTKSTSPAIGEPPEGNQFEESVKEMAEKHGQWFNLLPKEPCDDNSLTEPQIHTSPPKLFPQIPSTLPILVAPLVQIDPQQSVSNPQQSALNPQQPIIPLPGSAPVDPVTAAPSQETSLEPPESAVPLCAPPLSQLLLPLPAALPLVAPTPTTPARPGRRRRRGSRGSSPGRRGPRGSAAKRRGRPPNSVFQELEQQYFTQLVVKPIPASMVRGWWWIKDPEELCSTLQALHPRGIRERVLHKHLAKHMESHAELCTKPVNDPIFELKVEQKDALMEALQQPWQVQDKAMEADISALQWVEDLEQRVVAADLHLKAPSHSTTNDTETKAEIPLVEFQGYTIPEPDSTRDDLQYYEHDTDPRDDWIVRTKKEWSGLPRIATHPVDLSVLRLANLERNIERRYLKEPLWNPAEVLRLAPLTPTPGEEEPMDVISLESEITSRLRTWRQALDRCRSAPQICLCLLQLEKAIAWERSVTKVTCQVCWKGDNDECLLLCDGCDRGCHMYCLKPKITQVPEGDWFCPICVAKEQGEVPCSQRSSKKRTRVKRKRYEDESSDEDATIRRSAGMTTRHKDTVTSPSSSLYSGDRGSTKRRRMTTRNQPDLTFCEIILMEMESHADAWPFLEPVNPRLVPGYRRIIKNPMDFLTMRERLLQGGYCSCDEFAADAQLVFNNCELFNEDTSEVGMAGHSMRRFFESRWAEFYSKDK comes from the exons ATGAATGGCGAAATGAATGTGAATGGCATCACTACTGTACTAGGATCCAGTGTTCCTGGTTCCCAGCCACCAACAGCTACTTTTCCACATGCAAGCAACCGCCACCAAAGCGGCATGGGGTATCAGTACTTGTGGGGAGGACATTCTCAGTATGGTCCATCTGTGGGTGCCTCTCCAGGTCAGGTGATGCACCAGAAGCAGTCTGTGCCTGGAACAGTCCAGCCTCAGTCACAGCATCACTACCAGTCACATGGACAATATCAACTAAATGGGTGTATTGAAAGCACCCACCAGGCCTCTGTCACAGCCCCACCAAACATATCCATTCCAGGGAGTCAGTACTGGAACCGCACTAACCCTGGACAGCAGCAGTTAGGTTATAACTCCCACAGTATGTATGGCACGTACCAGACTCAACGTCACCAGCAGCAGTCTTTCCAGTCACAGCAGCAGCTTCTCTCCCACCATCACACACACCATTGCCACCAGCAACCGCAGCATTATGGCGTGATGCCGAATGGAATGCCCTATTATCAGCATCAGCCCCAGCACCAGTCGCTGCCGTCAACACAGCCGGATTCCCCACAGCAGTCTCAGCCCCAAGGCCAGACTCCAGTGATGTCCACAGCAGTGCAGAGTTTTACTCCTCTACATGGCAGCCCACAGCACCACAGTTTAAGCGGCACAGGCACAGGCAGCCCTGTTCCTATGGGGCTTTCTTCAGTATCAGTGATGTCATCATCAGCAGTACAGGATAGTGGACCGCCCCAGAGCCACAACAAGGAGAGAAGCCTCCATGCTAGTAATACAAGCGTATCTACTGGCATGCAAG GGCATGTGTGTGAAGCTTTCAAGGATGTGGAAACAGCCTACAATGGAATTGAAAGGGCACACATTACCCAGAGGATTTTGAAAAGTGACAGTTCCCAACAGAAAACTTCCACGCCTCATATGGGTTCTGCAAGTGATTACCTTcagaattctgatcaaacaacatcGCAGCATCCAGAAATGATTTCCCCTGTGAGAGAGCCAGTTGTAAATACACCGCCTGACTTCATGCATTCAACCTCTGTATCTGCATCTTCCACAGCAGTGTCACCATCATTGGTCACGGTGCCAACACCTCAACTCTGTGCAACTCCTGCTGTCTGTGCATCTTCCACATCTACCCCTGGGCTACATATTGTTTTGCCCTCTGAGATTAAATCTGCTCAATCACAAATTTCAACAGCTCTCAACATGTCCTCCTGTCAGTCACCAGCTGCTCGTCCAAGACCTTCACCACCTCCTATGTTGGCTCAAGACATCAAGCCTTCTGCTGCTGCCCTGACTGAGATTTCTGTTGCTGAATACAAGCATCTGTCAGCAGGTTCTCTGTCATCTCCAAAGTTGTCTGATCCCCTGCCCTTGATTGATAGTGTGCCTGCACCTGCAACACTGTCATCAGTCCCTTCAGTTTCTGCTCCTTTATCAGAGTCTGTGGTTCATCAAACAAAGTCTGCATTGGCTTCTATTGTTTGTGGACCTATGGCAGCTGATTCCCCTCTTGACATAGTGCCCACTTCTTACTCTGCATCTGTACCCACATTTCAGCAGGTGTCCCAAGGATCCAAGCTGCCTACACCTGTTAGTCAATATGAAAACTCTGCAGTTCAAACTTTGTCTGGCTCTGGACCCTCGACCTCAGTACCACCAGGCACTTGCTTGATGTCATCTGCACCTCTTAGTTCTGTGTCAAATAATTATTCAGTTGGAAGTGTCGAAGAGAAATCAGCACCTTCACCTCAACATCAGACATTACTTGCTGTTCTGTGTTCTAGTCTTTCTACTACTGCAACAACTGTAGGTTTGAATTTACACTCTGCAGTAATCAATGAAAATCCTACAGCCCAACCGCTGCCTACCCTACCTCTTCCAACCACTCAAGCCTCCAGGACTGCACCTGTGTCTGCTCCACCTGCCTTGGTGCCTGTAATATCTACAGTGACAACACCATTGAGAGTGATGCAGAACTCCGACTCAGAGCAGCTTCCGGCTAGTACAACTCTTTCACATGCATTAAAGCAGTCATGTTCTGAGCCAGAGTGCCATGGACATGGTGGGGATCATAAAGGGCTGCTTAATACTGCAATTAGGAAACCAGAGGAGTGCCTACCTCAGCTCCATTTGGGCAACAAAAGGATTCTGCAGAGTGCAGAAGCTCCTGGGACGTGTGCATCCAAAATTCATTCACACCAATTGTTTAGCAGCCTTCTTGCAACTTTGCCAATTCCAGAGAAAAGTGTACAGACCACTGTTACACCTGAACTCAAGGCCAGCAGTAAACACCCAGATCTTGAAAAGCACCACTTGCAGAGCACTCCAAAAGACAGTCGTCTCTCAGAGGACTCCACAGAGGACCAGACTAAAGTTAGAATGTCCCTACAGCTTTGTAGCTCTAGGGAAGAATATCAGACTGGGGAAGATAATTTTGATGAATCATCACAAAGTGCTTCTGAAGATGAGGTCAATTCAACCTATAATTCCTTGTCTGGAGCTAATGTCAGCTCTGTCTTGGAAGAAACCTCTGTTTTGGACGGCGACAGCTCATGTGCGGATAACTCCACTCATTTTGACAGCAGCATTTACCCAGAGGATGATACGTCTCATGCTGAAGATAAACCACCGGTTGTATGTGATACAACTAGGGAAAGCGACTCCATAGATGATACCACCAAGGGTACACAACAAAACACTGGAGATGTCACGTTGGAGTCTTCACTAAATGATGCCTCTCAGATGGATAAGCTTCATGCAGAGTCACACGCGTCATCATGTTCATTTGTGGCAGCAGGGCACCAAG GACCCAAGGAAGGCTGTGATCCCAGAGGACAAGATACACCAGACTCTGTTACTATTAAGACTACTGTTAATGAGACATCCACTCCCTCGAGTTTCGGTGTGAGAGATGGCAACTTTGCCTTCAGCACCCCAGCAGAGAACCTTGCAGATCACCCATTCCAACAAGTAGCTGATCACGTGTCAGCTCCTGCAGGGCATTTAAGGTTGTCATGGAAACAACGTAAGCCTCCATCGTCAAAGCCAGTTTGGATTAAAACTCCAG CACTTGAACAGCGGAAGCCTAGAGTTCGAATTCCAAAGGACAAGAAGATGAAGTCTGATGTGGAAGGAGTAAATGTGAACAAGGGAGATGAGGGAAAAATGATGCGCAGAAAGAGGAAAAAGTTTTTTACAGTGGATGTTAAAGAAACATCTGATCTACAAGGAGTGGCTGGGGCCCCCAGCAGAGAGGTTGATTCAATCACAGCCACCATTGATGCTGTTCTGGCCAGCACGTCAACAATACACACGGTAGCTGAGAAATCCAGGAAGCTGAAAATGGTCAAGAAAGAAGACCAAGAGGGCTATATGGTAATCACACCTAAACAAGATGCTGAAACAACACCTAATGATAATGAAGACATTGATGACGACAGTTCTAATACAG GTGAAACCAACAGACGGAGGGTTGCAACTGAGGAACAGGTTCAGTTTCCTTTGCAGCATGG TTGGAAAAGAGAAATTCGTGTAAAGAAAATAGAAAACCGCTTGAAGGGGGAAACCTGGTATTATGCACCATGTGGAAGGCGGATGAAGCAGTTTCCAGAAATAATTAAG TACTTGAACAAACACCAGGGCGGTGTGGTTAGCAGAGAGCACTTCAGCTTCAGTCCACGTATGCCTGTTGGAGACTTCTatgaagagagagagacaccTGAG GGTAAGAAATGGATCCTCTTGAAAAATGAGGAGATTCCTTCCATGATAATGGCCATCACTGGTCGCCGTGGTCGACCTCCAAATCCGGATAAAGAGAAATCTCGCAGAGCTCGTGCCCTGAATGGAGGGCCGCCTCGCCgtcctggaagacctcccaaaCTCAAAATGGTTGACCTTCTTAGCAAAGTTGATGCCAAGCTGTTTAAGAGGCTTGAGGCAAAGG AAGCGCTTAACGAGGAAGATAAGGAGAAACTAGTAAAAATCAAGAAGAAGATGAAAAAAAAG GCAAGAGTGAAGAGAAGGGAGGATGCTAAAATTAAGAagatgaaagaggaaaaaaagcgaGCCAAG ctGGAACAACATGCCCATCACGTAGAAGTAAAGACTGAACCAAAAGACAAGACAGCTCCACAAGTCCCAGGACCAGCAATAGACTCTACTGTAGAGCCCAAGAAGCCTGGTCGCAGAAGGTCTGTAAAGGTTGAAGCAACATTAATACTAAAGCAGAGAGATGAGGAGAGGCTCGCTCAGGGTAAGCGGGTGCCTGGTGCCCGGTGTAAAGCAAAGGCTGTGGCTAAGGCTGAGGCAGAAGCAGAGGCAGCTGTTCATGCTGCTATGGCAGCGAAGAGGGCTGCAGAGAGGAGAGCACAGGCCCAAAAACGTCTGGAGGAAAGGAAGAGACAGCAGATAATCACAGAAGAGCTGAAAAAGCCCACAGAGGATATGTGTCTTACTGACCACAAA CCTCTGCCAGATTTGTCTCGTGTCCCTGGTGTGGTTCTCTCTGGGACAGCATTTGCACACTGCCTAGCTGTTGTCGAGTTCCTCCATGGCTATGGAAAGTTGCTTGGCCTTAACGTACCCAAGGACATTCCCAGCCTTGATACCCTGCAGAAGGGCCTATTGGGCTTGGGTGATAATCAAGGAGAAGTCCAAGACCTTCTCTTGAAGATGGTGAAAGCTGCACTTTATGATCCCGGCCTGCCCTCATATTATCAA TCGGTGAAGATACTAGGAGAAAAGCTGGTTGAGCTACAATTGACGCGCAACACAGTTTCAGAAGTTCTTCGAATTTTTTTAGAGTCGCATGGTTATGAGACTGAAGTGTGCAACACATTGAGGACCAAAACCTTTCATGCCCTGCCTCCTGACACCAAAGCAGCCATATTgggttttttggtggaagagctcAATGGCAGCAACATTGTGACATG TGACAttgacaacacactggaaaacaTGACAGCTTACAGGAAAAACAAATGGATTATCGAGGGGAAATTGCGCAA GCTGAAGGCGGTGCTAGCACGCCGTACAGGACGTTCAGAGGAAGAACTGTGTTTTGAAGAGAGGAGACGCAGTGCCAGAGTAGCTGAAGAAGAGAACATGAATCTGGAGGACAGTGGTTTAGTTCTGGAGAGAGGCAGCCGTCGTGCGCGGAAAGAAGAGCCAAAGCTTAGTGAT AATGAAAACCCTACATATGCCAGCATTGCAGAGCTTGAAAGGCAATTAGACAAGCTAACTAGG CGGCAAGTATTTTTCCGTAAAAAGCTGCAGCAGTCGTCTCATTCCATGCGAGCAATGTTGTTGGGCCAGGATCGTTTTCGACGTAGATATTTAGCTCTTCCACACTTAGGAGGAGTTCTTGTTGAGGGGCCCGAAGAGCTTTTGA CTTCCGGAGATGTCCTTGTAGCAGAAGTGCCAGTTACTTTTCTCAAAAAGGAACCCAAAGTTGAGGAAGCCTCTGTGGCTACCACTCCCCCTCCTACCCTCCCCTCCCCTTCTTCCCCCACTCTCCCCGCCCAGTCCCAGTTTTCTCCAGAAGATGATCCCCTCCCAGGCACTGCATCTCTCATGAGCAGGCCGAGAGGAAGAGGACGTCCACGAAAAATCAAACCAGAGGTGGAACTTCACCTACGCACAGCTAAGATTCGGCGACAACGTCGAAGTAGTGTCAGGTCTAGGAGTGGAGAAGGGCCCAGATCACCAGTCAGTTGCACACAGGACCTCACGCAGGCTGCCTTTCGAAATTGGCTCATTCAGTCACAGGAAGCATTGACCAAAAGCACAAGCCCTGCAATCGGGGAGCCTCCAGAGGGCAACCAATTTGAAGAAAGTGTAAAGGAAATGGCAGAGAAACACGGACAGTGGTTCAACCTTCTCCCCAAAGAACCATGTGATGATAACTCATTGACAGAGCCTCAGATCCACACCTCACCTCCTAAACTCTTTCCTCAGATTCCAAGTACACTTCCTATTCTTGTTGCACCACTTGTGCAGATAGACCCACAACAATCTGTTTCAAACCCACAACAGTCTGCTTTGAACCCGCAACAGCCCATTATTCCCCTGCCTGGTTCGGCTCCTGTTGATCCAGTGACTGCTGCACCATCACAGGAAACTTCCCTTGAACCTCCTGAGTCTGCTGTTCCTCTTTGTGCCCCACCATTATCCCAACTCCTACTTCCTCTTCCTGCTGCTCTTCCACTTGTTGCACCTACTCCCACCACACCTGCCAGACCTGGCCGCAGGCGAAGGAGAGGTAGCAGAGGCAGTAGTCCTGGTCGTAGAGGGCCACGGGGGTCTGCAGCAAAGCGTCGGGGCCGCCCTCCCAACTCTGTGTTCCAAGAGCTTGAGCAGCAGTACTTCACACAGCTGGTGGTCAAACCAATCCCAGCAT CAATGGTACGTGGCTGGTGGTGGATCAAAGATCCAGAAGAACTGTGCAGCACCTTACAGGCTCTACATCCGAGGGGCATCAGGGAGAGGGTGCTCCACAAACACTTGGCAAAGCACATGGAGAGCCACGCTGAGCTGTGCACCAAACCTGTTAATG ACCCCATATTTGAGTTGAAGGTAGAGCAGAAGGATGCACTCATGGAGGCTCTGCAGCAGCCCTGGCAAGTGCAGGACAAGGCCATGGAGGCGGACATCAGTGCTCTCCAGTGGGTGGAGGACCTAGAGCAGCGGGTCGTTGCTGCCGATCTCCATCTCAAA GCACCATCTCACAGTACAACGAATGATACAGAAACTAAAGCAGAAATACCATTGGTAGAATTTCAG GGTTACACTATCCCAGAGCCAGACTCCACACGTGATGACCTGCAGTACTATGAGCACGATACTGACCCGCGTGATGACTGGATTGTTCGGACTAAGAAGGAATGGTCCGGCCTGCCACGTATTGCCACACATCCAGTCGATTTGTCCGTACTGCGTCTGGCTAACCTTGAGCGGAATATTGAGAGACGCTACCTGAAGGAGCCGCTCTGGAACCCAGCAGAAGTGTTGCGTCTCGCTCCTCTTACACCGACCCCGGGAGAAGAGGAACCTATGGATGTCATTAG TCTGGAAAGCGAGATAACCTCTCGACTACGAACGTGGCGACAGGCACTAGATCGCTGCCGCAGCGCGCCCCAGATTTGTCTGTGTTTACTTCAGCTAGAGAAAGCCATTGCATGGGAAAGATCTGTGACTAAAGTG ACTTGCCAGGTTTGCTGGAAGGGGGATAATGATGAGTGTCTGCTGCTGTGTGATGGCTGTGACCGTGGATGCCACATGTACTGTctgaaacccaaaatcacccagGTACCCGAGGGAGACTGGTTTTGTCCCATCTGTGTTGCCAAG GAGCAAGGTGAGGTACCCTGTAGTCAGCGCTCATCAAAGAAGCGAACCAGAGTGAAAAGGAAGCGGTATGAAGATGAGAGCTCTGACGAAGACGCGACAATCCGACGTAGTGCTGGGATGACAACACGGCACAAGGACACCGTGACATCACCTTCATCTTCTCTTTACTCCGGGGACAGGGGGAGCACCAAACGTCGACGTATGACAACCCGCAACCAACCTGACCTCACCTTCTGCGA GATTATCCTAATGGAGATGGAGTCTCATGCAGATGCTTGGCCATTCCTTGAACCTGTTAACCCACGACTGGTGCCAGGTTACCGCCGCATCATCAAAAACCCCATGGACTTCCTCACCATGAGAGAGAGACTGTTACAGGGAGG GTACTGCAGCTGTGACGAGTTTGCAGCAGACGCACAGCTGGTGTTCAACAACTGTGAACTCTTCAACGAGGACACGTCAGAAGTGGGCATGGCCGGGCATTCCATGAGGCGCTTCTTTGAGAGCCGCTGGGCGGAGTTTTACTCAAAGGACAAATAG